The DNA window GATGTAGGCATAAAGTTCTTTAAAACTCATCTCTTCTGATTTATTGGCCACCCGCTTTAAATCTTCAGGTATGAATTCCAGTTTTTCAACACGCTCCGGATAGAATTCGACGGTGTAATTTCCTTGTTGCGAAATTGAATTCTGCTCCATAATATCATACAATACCCATTGCCCCTGCTGATAGACCCCTTTGGGGGCATCAACCCTTCGCACCAGTCTGAACTCCCCGTCGAAATAGTTTAGTGAAATGCCGTAAATGGCCGGTATCTGCGGGTCATAATGTTTGATATGGATGATGGCGCGGTTTCCTTTCATCCAGATATTCTTCTCTCGCGATAAAACAGCGGCTTCTTTGCGGACCTCTTTTAACCAGATATGATTGGCCCGCCCGACAGTGAGGGGGACAACCACCTCGGAAAGAAAGAACATTAATAAACTCACCAGCAGTCCCATGGCGATCATGGGTTTTAACAGGTGGTAAATGCTGACCCCGGCGCTTTTCAGGGCGATGATTTCATTGTTTTTATTCATCAGGCCGAAAACAACCAGCACCGCCAGCAGGAGTCCGACCGGTGTTATCTGGGCGATGATGAAAGGGGCCTTGTAGACAAAAAATATCAGCGCCCTGGAAAACGGCAGCCCTGCTTCCAGAAAATCATCGATCTTTTCAAAAAAGTCCACGACAATATAGATGCCGACGACCATGAATAGGACAATGGTCAGGTATTTAAGAACCTCGCGAATGATATACTTATGAATTATCGGCATCATCTTTAGACAGTCTTTGTATTAGCATCGTTCCCGTTTTTTTATCAACCGGGACAGAAAATTCATCTGAAAGGTCCGCTCCCGGGCGGTTTGCCTGAGCAGAAAAAACCCGATACCCCCCATCACGACATTCGGAACCCACATGCCGATCAGTGGCGGATAAACCCCGGCTTCACCAAACACCCAACCGGCGGAGAGAAGGATATAATAGCTTAAAAAGAAAACCAGACCCAACCCTACGCCATAAGACCGTCTGGCTGAACGGGAGTGTATCCCCAACGGAACAGCCAGCAGTCCGAGTGCAAAACACGCAAACGGAATTGAAAATTTTTTATGGAATTCCATCAGGGTCAGATAATACTGGTCGTTTTTGAGGGAGGTATTTTTCAAATAGTGCCGCAGCTCGGCCAGATCCATTTCTTCTTCGTCTTTATCGCCGCCCCCCCGGACCGGCTGTGCCATCCGCTTGATATCCAGGGTGATGTCATAGGTGTCGAAATTGATGGAGTGGGCCGAACGGCTCTTCATGTCGACCTGATTAATGGTTCCGTTATACAACCGCAGTCGGTACTGCAGGTCCTGGGGATTGCTGAACAGTCTCCCTTTTGACGCCACCACGGTACTGATCAGGTTCGGGGTTCTTTGATCCTCAATGAACACATCCACCAGGGCTTTGTTCTTAAGGTCGACCTGATTCACATAAAGCATTACACCGTCAAAGCTGTCGCTGAAAGTCCGCTCTTTGAGGCCGATGTCAATGTTTGAAGAAATCACCTTGAAGGACAACTCTTTTAATGAAAGCTTGCCCCAGGGCAAGGCATAAATCGCCATGAAACTTGTCAGCGCCCAGCCGATGAAGGCAAAAAGAAAAACCGGCGGAAGCAATCGGTAGATATGACACCCTCCGGCCTTGAGCGCCACGATTTCATTATCGCTGGACAAGCGCAAAAAGGTCAGCAATACCGCCATCATAACGGACATGGGGATTACGAATTCCAGAAAAAAAGGCATGGAATAAATCAGCATCAACACGATCGCCCACAGGCTGACCTTATAATTTACCACCAGATTGGTGATATCGAGAATTTTCGTCATCAGAAAAATAAAGGTCAGAAAAAACAGATTGATGACAAACGGCGGGATTAGCTCCTTAAAGATATAGCGGTTAATAATCGTATTGAATTTCACTTGAGCCCTTGACCCCTTAAATATGAACATAAATTCAATGACGTTTTAATTCGCTAAAGAAACCTGGCGAATAAAAATCCCTCCCAGCCTCCCTTTTCGAAAGGGAGGAGAATATTTTCCCCCTTTGTTAAAGGGGGTAGGGGGATTTCTTTAATGAAGTTTGTTTAAATCCATTTTGCTAAATACGCCACAAAATCTACGTGCAGATGTACTTAACAACCCTTCTGATGATGCTCTATATTGAATAACTATCTTATTTGACATCATAAATTAAGTCAATAGGCGCTGCCTTAATATAGTGTTCGCCCGCTGAATTCCCTTGACTTTGAGATCCCCAAACATTAATCCTGATCCATGACAATAGCCGACGACAAGTACTACTTTAAGATGGCGTGGTTCTGGATAATCGGTTTCGGTCTTTTCCGACTATTTTACGCTTGCCTGTTTCCGCTGGTTCCGGACGAAGCAAACTACTGGCAGTGGAGCCGGCACCTTGCCTGGGGATACCACGACCAGGCCCCCATGATCGCCTGGGCCAT is part of the Desulfobacterales bacterium genome and encodes:
- the lptG gene encoding LPS export ABC transporter permease LptG; its protein translation is MMPIIHKYIIREVLKYLTIVLFMVVGIYIVVDFFEKIDDFLEAGLPFSRALIFFVYKAPFIIAQITPVGLLLAVLVVFGLMNKNNEIIALKSAGVSIYHLLKPMIAMGLLVSLLMFFLSEVVVPLTVGRANHIWLKEVRKEAAVLSREKNIWMKGNRAIIHIKHYDPQIPAIYGISLNYFDGEFRLVRRVDAPKGVYQQGQWVLYDIMEQNSISQQGNYTVEFYPERVEKLEFIPEDLKRVANKSEEMSFKELYAYIRRIESEGYDATSQRIDLYAKFAFPFVCLLLSMVGTGIAIRGKLKEGLPVSIVYGLGVAFLYWVFYSFSVSLGRGEMLPPLLAVWAANFVFLCLGVLMLMHAE
- the lptF gene encoding LPS export ABC transporter permease LptF gives rise to the protein MKFNTIINRYIFKELIPPFVINLFFLTFIFLMTKILDITNLVVNYKVSLWAIVLMLIYSMPFFLEFVIPMSVMMAVLLTFLRLSSDNEIVALKAGGCHIYRLLPPVFLFAFIGWALTSFMAIYALPWGKLSLKELSFKVISSNIDIGLKERTFSDSFDGVMLYVNQVDLKNKALVDVFIEDQRTPNLISTVVASKGRLFSNPQDLQYRLRLYNGTINQVDMKSRSAHSINFDTYDITLDIKRMAQPVRGGGDKDEEEMDLAELRHYLKNTSLKNDQYYLTLMEFHKKFSIPFACFALGLLAVPLGIHSRSARRSYGVGLGLVFFLSYYILLSAGWVFGEAGVYPPLIGMWVPNVVMGGIGFFLLRQTARERTFQMNFLSRLIKKRERC